The Cryptomeria japonica chromosome 9, Sugi_1.0, whole genome shotgun sequence DNA segment gttaaaccTCTATGTGGATAAATCATAAAATTGATAAGTTTATTCTGTTGTTCACAAGCATTGCAGTTTCAGGATATGCCACTGGAGAAGCAGTCTGTCTGGCATTTATCTTGAAAGTGCTAGGATATTCTACCTATTCAAGGCATTATCATTAAATGTTACCAATTCTCAAACAAACAAACCAAAACTTATAGTATTCAATAACTATAGTTTCAAACTTGAAAGTTGGTGGAAGTTTGAGTTCTTATAGTAATTCTTTCATCCTAAAACTATATTCTTACTTCTCTGCAATTTTCCCTTGATTACACCTTGTGCAGAGAGTTATTAATTTGCAATTTCTCTGTTGAACAGGAAAAGGAACAAAATGGATAATTTCTGGGTCCCAAATCTGATTTTTGAGCTGGATTATTGAAATAATTTTGCAGTATAAAATCAATTATCATTTTTTTTCTGTTTGTGAAAATGTTCTGAACTTTCTTCATGATTTTACAATATTTTTGTAGTATATCCGTGAACCATATCTCTgtgactttttcttatttttctggAAGCTTGGCATGTTTGATTTAATGCTATTAGATTTCCAcgtttgatttaatttgattttagCAAACATACTTTTGATGCATACAATAGGAAAATTGTTCTACGATGCATTTGAATTACTTGATGCAAATTATATTCCAGACTAACTTTTACTCTAAACACTGAATCTTCAGTACTCAGGAGTCAATCAGGACGTTAGCTTCTTGGAAGCGCTACAAGGATGTATCTATATGGGACTCTAGCATACCAGCTCATATAGTCTTCAATGTAGCTTTTTTTGGCTTGCAATTCCATGATTTTCAGTTGCTCAAAGTTTTCTTCATTTACTAATTTAGTACAAGGATGCAGACATTAAACATTCCAATTATAGAAAATTCAGCATATTTGCAACCATAGTTAAAAAATTTGGGCTTGGCAAAAActcaactcccaaaattttgactCAAGACTTGAGACTTGGCAAAACAATAGGAAACAGTAACCTAAAACAAACTTAAACTAGTGCATGAGacacatgaagaatgaatttagagAACGCCTAAGTCTCTTTTGTTAACCATTTTGTCACAATTCAAAGAATGACCTTCAAGGCTTCAAACACGCTCAAAATTCATGATTTCGAAGTTCCTGTTGAAAATATTAGCTAAGTTCGGATATCTGATTATCAAACTTTTGATGTTGTCAAATGACAATCAAAATATATATGTATTATCTCAATTTATttgttattgggctggacccaaatgtaacgtggGAAACAACTTTAAGCTAGGCTTAAATGTAACGTGAAAggctattgggctggacccaaggATGTCTACCGCCAAAAGGAGGATATATATAATCAACTTCAAGATGAAGTCAAACACATTCATTTTGATATAGCAATGCGATCTGCTCTTCCACACTTAGCGATCTGCTCTTCTGCACTTAGCAAATCTGCTGTTCTACACTTTGGCGAACTTCAAAGACATTGTTGAGCGAAGTTGTCAAGATTGTCTATGATTCTGCTCTAGTCTATTGGAGTCATCTTCTGCTGATCTGCTCCTTTCGTCATCTATTGCTGGTTAGGGTTGCATCCTCTATCATCTTGCCAACTTGCTGTTTGGATAGCAATCAGAGATAAGTCTGTTATGTTGTAATTGCCTATCATTGAGATAATACATTTCATAGTTTAAGGTTGGGTTTTtcatctccaagagggaggttttcccatggtattggtgtcttgtgtcttgtgtttcattacTATTATTGTttattcacagtctgattataGTTAATTGGTTTGTTTAACATCTGAGcacttaaaattaacatggtattagagctttaggttcattcaaataatcagattattagttgcttttcactttcagtttgctgttttagttttgcaagatggttatAGGTCTGAAAGTAGAGGATAGTCTTGAAGGTTCCCTCACATCATGGAAAGTTCATGTCCTCCTTGCTCTTGAAGAATTAGAGCTATTATAGTTCGTGGAAGATACGGATCTGACTAAACCTTTGGATCCGGAAGAGTTAAAGCAATTAAAAAAGAATGCCCTCAAAGCAAAGAAGTTCCATATTGATTCCgtgaaggatcatcttgttccagtCATCTCCAAATTGAAGACAACCCGAGAGATGTTCAAACACCTAGAAGGGATATATGAGACCAACAACATCAACCGGGCACTCACATTGAGGCAACAACTTCTCCAAGTCAAAATGtgcaaaggagattcagtcatgtccttcttcatgaagattttagaattgaaggaccaactcaACGCCATTGGAAACGAGGTTGtggacaaggatattgtcatgattgcattgaATAGTCTTCCCGACTCTTGGGATCCCTTCATTCCAAGGATAAGTGGAAGAGCTGAATTCCCTTCCTTTGATCGCCTCTGGTCAGATTGTATTCAAGAGGAGTCTCGCCTAGCTGCTAGAGAAATGCACAAAGgctctcatggaggagatcaacatgtgcttgcatctcaacatgttaggaGAAAGGTAAGCCATTGGAAAAAGAACAAtttcaaaagagatagagacttcagACCTCCAGCCTTCGATTCAAGGAGGAAGCCAAGAGATCTTTCACGTGTccgttgcttcagatgtgacaagtttgAACATTATGCCAAAGAATGTTAGAATTCGCCCATGCAAGGAGAGGCCAACCTGAATGAAGTTGCAAACTCAAAAGACAATGAAGATTACCTCTTCATTTCTGCCTTGTCCAGCAATGTGCCAACCGATAGCAACACTTGGTTAATCGAcagtggtgcatctagacacatcacgggatatcgagagcatctctcagacttgatggagaaagagtccaaccttcatgtggtaattggtgatgatgctcagtaTTCGGTAAGAGGCTTTGGTAgcacttctttaaatttagaatctgGTATGTCCTTGCATCTTAGTAACATTTTATTTGTCCCTGGAATTAagaggaatttaatttctatttttgccctagaagataaaggttatcaaatagcattttttgagggtaaagtacttgcatggcctaagaaatctagtataTAATCTGCtcatgttattggaaatagatatgatagtttgtataagctttcagctAAACCCATTCAAGCACTCATTaatgaagctcctgaatctagcgagctatggcatagaaggctcggtcatcttcactatcaggcacttccttcacttgaaaggatggttaaaggtatgcctaaacttaatcaatctcatgatgatgcttgcaaaggttgtgcattaggtaagaacaccaaaagtccatttcataaaagtgaaagtagagctaaagaaaaacTAGCACTTGTTCATTTTGatctatgtggacctatgtctgttccttcacctagcggatttctatactatgttacatttatagatgatttttctagaaagacttagatttactttctaaaatctaaagaatctaatgaagtgttaagtaggtttaaaaaatttaaagctcTAGCTGAAAATATGTCTGGTAAAAGGATTAAAATGTTAAGatttgacaatggaggtgaatacacctcaagtagctTCAATGACTTTTGCGCAGAAAcatgaattaagagggagttctgcgttccctacaatcctcaacaaaatggtgtagttgaacgaaagaatagaaccattgttgaagctgccaaagctatgattcacgaTCAGGACCTGCAGATCTTCTTATGGGTTGAAGCATCCAAGACTGCTgtgtacattcagaatagatgtcctcaccgtGTCCTGAAGAACATAACTCTCGAGGAAGCCTTCACAGGAGTCAAACCAGATATAAGCCACCTAAGGATCTTTGGAAGTCCTGTCTATGTTCATGTGTCAAAGGAAAAGAGGACTAAGTTAGAGCCTTCTGAGAAGAAGGATAtccttgttgggtatagtgaatcTTCCAAGGCATTTCGCATCTACATTCCTGGTCAAAGGtacattgaggtaagtagggatgtcacctttgaagaaaatattgctttcaagaaatctaaaggttctcttattgataatgataaagaagtTAATGATAATCAAGATATGGATATtaatactaaccctgagattcagagggagcctatTGAGCCTCCTGAACCTATTGAGCATGATGATCCTCGTGAGCCTCTAGTTTCaactgatggacctagagatattgcaGTTAGCAAGAAAAGACCCCTTTGGGTTAGAAGCACAATTCAAGATGCATAACAGTTTGCAGCTCCTAGTGGCacattcagagaaagtaagagacctcagaAGCTCCCTAACTATGTTGCAATGATTTGCAACATCATTGAGGCCGAACTATCTAGCATAGAAGAAGCTATAGACCAGCAAGCATGAAAGTtagctatggacgaagagtatcaatccatcatcaagaatgatgtctgggatattgtgcctagacctaaaggtaagtctgttgtttcttccaaatggttgtttaaaattaaacatgttgctgatggtagtatagagaaatataaagctagatttgtagctcatggtttttctcaaaaggaaagcatagattatgaagaaacatttgctcctgttgctagatatacttctattagaactattatagctattgttgcagccaaaggttggaaattacatcaaatggatgtaaagactgccttccttaatggtgttattgaggaagaagtctatattgaacaacttgaaggttttgagattcataatagagagactcatgtgtgcagattgaagaaagctctctatggcctcaagcaagctcctagagcttggtatgaaagaattgataagtacttagttaGTTTAGGATTTTATTAGAATGATGCtgatcctaacatttactttaaagtatttaattgtgaaatgctaattctggttttatatgttgatgatttatttctaactgatgaagatagtctcatcattaggtgtaagaaagaattagctactgaatttgaaatgaaggatctaggtctaatgcattactttctagggttagaagtgtggcaaagacctaatgaaattattctaagtcaaggtaaatatactattgatatattgaaaagatttggtatgatggactgtaaacctatgtctactcctatggaaactaacttgaagaagttgagtatttctgcagctaactctgattttgcagatccctcagagtataggcagttgattggatccttgatgtatctagtcaacactagaccagatatctaCTATGCAGcgagtgcacttagccaattcatgaaccagccaaagcatgttcacttggtggcagccaagcacattctaagatacttGGGTGGAACAATTGGCTATGGGTTGAAGTATTCGATCAACACGACAATCAACTTGGAAGTctacactgattctgattgggttggaagtgttactgacaggaaaagcacttcaggaatctgtttcagcttgggttccactatgatctcttgggccagtaggaaacagtcctcagttgcattaagtattgtagaagctgaatacattgcctcaagtgtggcaactagagaagcagtttggcttcgcaagcttcttgctgggttgtttggacaaccatGGGAATCCattgttatttattgtgataaccagagttgtattaaaatgtttaACAATctcgtgtttcatgacaggtcaaaacatgtggaaactcattatcactatattcgtgatatggcacaaagaggtgctATCCAGCTGAAATATATCAACACTGATGAACAGGTTTctgatgttctcaccaagcctctagctcgagtgaagtttgagtacttcagagagaagcttggaatggtggagaacacaacattgattgtgagggagtctcaatcttagtgatgcaattcaggttgcatcttccaccctctgcgggcaatgcaaggtggagtcaccctctgcgAGCAATGGAAGGTGACAGTGTGTCTTTCTTTGGGAGAAGGCTGAGGTGGAAAAACCTCTTccaccctttgcgggcaatgcaaggtgggtccatcctttgcgggcaatgtaagatgaacatcatgaaatgagttcatgatatttatgtgttttacTGTAGGTATAATCCATGAAGCTTATACATTTACTCTtacgggcaatgcaagatgaaagtcatgaatggatcatgacatGTGGCagctatcctccctagctaagagggagtgttgaaaatatTAGCTAAGTTCGGATATCTGATTATCGAACTTTTGATGTTGTCAAATGACAATCAAAATATATATGTATTATCTCAATTTATttgttattgggctggacccaaatgtaacgtggGAAACAACTTTAAGCTAGGCTTAAATGTAACGTGAAAggctattgggctggacccaaacacTTAACGTGAGAAGAATGtattattattaaataatgttGCAAGCAGACCTAAGGATGTCTACCGCCAAAAGGAGGATATATATAATCAACTTCAAGATGAAGTCAAACACATTCATTTTGATATAGCAATGCGATCTGCTCTTCCACACTTAGCGATCTGCTCTTCTACACTCAGCGAATCTGTTGTTCTACACTTTGGCAAACTTCAAAGACATTGTTGAGCGAAGTTGTCAAGATCGTCTATGATTCTGCTCCAGTCTATTGGAGTCATCTTCTGCTGATCTGCTCCTTTGTTCATCTACTGCTGGTTAGGGCTGCATCTTCTATCATCTTGCCAACTTGCTGCTTGGACAACAATCAGAGATAAGTCTGTTATGTTGTAATTGCCTATCATTGAGATAATACATTTCATAGTTTAAGGCTGGGTTTTTcttctccaagagggaggttttcccaaggtattggtgtcttgtgtcttgtgtttcattacTATTATTGTttattcacagtctgattataGTTAATTGGTTTGTTTAACATCTGAGCACTTAAAATTAACACCAAATAGTGTATAATTTTGTAACAGCCAACTACAATCTGCAGCTTTATTTTCCCCCTCCTAGTACTATTACTATCTTGCCTCGAAGAAGGTAAACCTGAATCATATTAAGTGAATGATTCCTTAAGTATATCTCAAATCATCAATTAAATCTTCAGACTGCACTTCCAATCAGTCAATAATCACTTTGCTCTGCTGCATTTACACCTTAAAAAGATATAAATGAGGGGAAAGAAAATGCAAACTAATGCCTAGAAAAAATGGATTGCAAATGTTGCCCTCTTGAAGAGGCCTTGCAAATTGGTGTTTAAGGTGTTGTACTCTACTGGAGATGGGCAAGTTCGTCATCCTTTGCATTTGTCATTGGTTATGCTACTCTTTAAACGACATAGTGACCATTCTTTGCATATAATGTGTTGACTAAGTAACTGTGGTCATCCTAGATGTTTTCAAGTTCTGATGTGAAGTTATTTTTGATTCCCTAAATCAGTCCCCTATTTATATGATTAAATGTTCCCTCAAACTCATTCATGGTTCttgaacattatcaatttctgcaTTGTAGAATCTATCTTCTAGCTTTTACATTACTGTAGTTTATGTTCCCTTCTCTTTGGTAAGAAAGGTAAGGTTTTAGAGCCATCAGGATCTTCATCTTTGCACTCTATCTCCGTATTAATATGATCCAGTAGGCTTGGAGCAAGTTTGTGACAATACCTTCAAACCCAGTCATCATTTGGGGACCACAACTTTGTATTGTAGGTCAAATGAGTCCATACAAAACCATATAAAAGCTTAAGATGTGTACACAATGATcaaagggtgcaaaattttgtacaACAAAGtttgtccaaaaaaaaaaaacaatactaaAAGGCTTgaaattgaaatatacaaaatttagaaaatttaggaaaatataaatctactcttttaAAATTTCATGTGATGACATATCCTTTCAACTTGTTGGGGGAATGCTTGTCCCACGGACTCTGAAATTCGAAGTtgaatcatttcattttgtattataaagtttttcatattttgaggaaaATCGCTATAGAAGAATTAATGTCTGAATCTAAGAATTAGAGAGATTTGTTGCAGAACAAAGAGAGTCAAGAGCTTCACATATCTTCTCAAATATTATTGTCACTTTTGCATTGATTAGGGAGTGTGGtagttgtcattttatgacacccttggtccatcgatgagaaccgattagagatatgttccatggaccaacgcTGCCCCAGTttatcaaggagaaaagcaatggaattatgaagtgtgaagtgttgtcttgttagaagcaagttgctaagtcttcccaacttcggtgacccaggtcttcGAAGTTCCcccaactccggaacccccaggttcccaagttcctagttcttctaccccggaactccgaaacccccaagttcccaagttcctaagtcttcaaccccggaacttcgtaacccccaggttcccaagttcctagttcttctaccccgaAACTCCAGAACCTCTAGGTTCTCAAGCTCCCAAgtcttcaacctcggaactccggaacccccaggttcccaagttcttaGTTCTTCTAtcttggaactccggaaccccgaagttcccaagttgctaagtcttcccaacttcggtgacccaggtcacCGAAGTTTCCCCAACTTCGGTGAACTAGGTCTCCGAAGTCTTCCAAACTACTTttggcttgcaacacttccggatggcgtgatcgacattCAAAGCTTTAAATGTTCCGACaactttggtgacttatgcaccttcttttgtggagccacatgggtgcatttaatgtttttggcaggatttccatcaagggaggtatggggccatgcttgttgtggtgacttatgtcatgtctgcatactctgactttggaaggtcagtcaatccacccttctcagaattgtcttttgtgggtatggctaggttgcttgcatgtacaagtcaagtgcatgcacttccctgcactcctagACTGACAtataggggtcatgatcactcttgtaaccatttttctatataaaggctgttaagctCATTGTAAGGGGTTTtctccctgttggcttgagctattccatgctctcccacttctcttgtatttatcttgcatttgtgcaactgtaagtttggccattggctttataattaattgaaatcaccattcttgcctactttcaacttatgtatgctgtgtatgtttccttaccttcataataggtgtatgttttgtggttctTCTCTTATATATGCTGGGTTaaatttatttctgagtgtgacttgtgggaaaccttctcccctcttggcattcagtgaaatctaaccttcatacatgcattggggtcactcatacaactgaagtttgtgcatctcctgggtgtttcagttgattttttgtgtcatttcgggtagggagaggaacaatcttttcttggtgcatcacctccttttatttcaagcatttctctcttccctttacctttgcaatttgttaggataggcctaggagttagttttgaagtgttgagttggttcaaaacctgcacctggattgagaaggaagccagccttcttcggagattcaacccccttgcacaaggttccacacttcagggttgtttccatctttcacaaggttgttgagttgatagcttagcaagggtgcaagcttttgtgataacagtaacTTAACATCTCTTCTTAAGAGATTGCTACTTTATTGTATGTTAAATAGTAATGGCTTCTTACATATCTTCTCAAAGCTAGTTGTACGTATATCTCAAATCAATGAATTAAAAACATCTAACTTGCAACAATTTAGTGTGTTATCCATTGCATTGCTAATTAATTTTAGATCATAGAAACATTAATGTTCTTAGAATCATAGCCCTTAATAAGTAGTGTTGTTTCATAGCCCCTTACTCAAAGTTCCATGTCAATCTTAAACTGCATTTATCTGCGTGGTGTTTGATTTTCCTATAACTACCCCTTTCAATTCAAAAGAGAGTGGTGATAACCATTCATTTATATATGATAAAACTCCCATCGACTTGACAGGGGGAGTGGTGTGATGACACAAATCTATCATTTCTAAGCTTTATGTCTTTATATGTTATGTTTGAAATTACCTTTCTCCTTTGTACTAATGATTTGGATTTGATTTGCTTtaaggaaattttaaattttaaatgctcTAAAACCCAGttcacttttatttaaaaaaaagataCGAGTTTTCTCAAAAAAAGTTATTCTTCCTTGATAAAATCTCCAATTGTATAGATATACAATTCCATGATATATACTAAAGCCAGGTAAAGGTCAGAGACTCGTTGTTTTGTAAATTTGACACATGTCCTAGGTAACTGAAAATAAGTACTGTACTCCTACTGGGTTCATCCTCTCAGTATGCTATCTGAGGGTTTTTTCAAGATGATGAGGATTTATGACTTGAACGTGCAAGTTATTATTCAAAACGCACTGAGTACATTCCATAGTAGTTTAATGTAGATCAAAAGACTGTTTCTTTGAAAGGTGGGCTTAAGAATACTGCTTTCCTTATGTGTGGATCCTTCAGGCATTTACCAACACTAGCTtttatgtcatgtcccctttttggATTACCTTGTATTTTACCCTGATTGCTGTTATGAGATTTATGATGTATTAAGAATTGCTCTGCTCTTAGGAATACTGATGCTTGTTCAATTACTTTCCTTGATGCTGGTCTGAATCTCTTAGGCTATTTCTGCTTTTGAACAGACCGATCCTTCTTATTTTCTGCTTTTGAACAGACTGATCCATCTTATTTTCTGCTCTAATCTGCCTTAAAAATCTGAATGATATTCCCTGAATTGATTCCTCAAATAACCCTCAAACATCtcttatttataccttccaataaagCATCTCTTCATGAAAGGTTACAGCTCCTCAGCTAGGTTGGCTAGCAACATTACAAAATATGTGTTTTGATTATTATTAATCATCTTTAAATACTTTGCCCAAAGCTGGGCGCAACAAATGGGGGTCGGCCCTAGCAAACACATAAACTTAGTCGGCCCTTTTTATAGGCACaagcaatttatttatttattttatttgcgaTTTTCTTCTATTAACATAGGTCGGCTTTAACTTATTTATGCATGTCATGCATTGCCTAGGTCTTGGTATTTAATCATGTTGTGACTGGTTTGTTGATTGCTATGTCTAAGGTTTCATATGGGggcatgacagtccgcccttcccaaaattttcttgtcctcaagcaatggaGCCTAATTTTGTAATCCACCTTTTGCTGCACTACTATGATGTTATCTGATTGGTTTGTTGATTGCTATGTCTAAGGTTTCATATGGGggcatgacagtccgcccttcccaaaattttcttgtcctcaagcaatggaGCCTAATTTTGTAATCCACCTTTTGCTGCACTACTATGATGTTATCTCAAGGCATATATCTCTGTCTTTAACTCAATGTGAGTTATCTCGACCAATGATTGGAAATTTGCAAGGTTTGTAGTTTTAGGACAAGTTTCCTCTCATCAATTGTAGTCATGAGAACAGTTTTGGTTAGTTGTATGGATATCTCTTCGAGTTAAAGCGAGGGCAAACTCAACACATATTAAGATGAGGAGAAGCAagacacacatctatgaccttaaatgCAACATTCTTTTCTtagtaaatttatatttttttggttCACTCATTATTCTCATATCTAGAACATATTAGGTATGAACCAAACACAGAGTATACACATAAAAACACGGAGTATACATATAAAAACACggagtatacacatgaatatatgtagACACAGAGCATACACATAAATATAGGAATTGCTagattccttctctttgacttGCATGCATCCATATTTTACCCTAATATCTAAACACATTAGGGTTTGTGGAAGGAAACACGATAAGTCCACCTTGATGCCACTCCTGCATTAAGCCCAAGAACAAGAAATCATCCAATCATGGTAACTCGCCTCTTATCCCACAAGTGGCAGGAATGTCCAACTATGACCAATTCCAGCCCTTGGGTTAATCATTATTCCACAACTAGTAGGAAcgtccaactatgaccagttccatcccttggggtaatcaattcatcacttgggcCCACAAGAAGCAGGAACATCCAATTATGACCAGCTCCATCTCTTGGGGTAATCTTTTCATCACTTGGTCCACAAGAAGCAAGATTGTCCAACTATGACCAgctccatcccttggggtaatcttttcatcacttggcccacaagaggcaggaacaTCCAGCTATGATTAGTTCCATCctttggggtaatcaattcatcaatgGGCCCACAAGAGGCAGAAACGTCCAACTATGAgtagttccatcccttggggtaatcaattcaccacttggcccacaagaggcaggaatgtccaactatgagtagttccatcccttggggtaatcaattcatcacttggcccacaagaggcaggaatgTCCAACAAGGACTAGTCCCATCCCttgggtaatcaattcatcacttggcccacaagaggcaggaacgtccaactatgaccagttccatcccttggggtaatcaattcatcactcggcccacaagaggcaggaatgTCCAATTATGACCAGTCCCATCCCTTGGGGTAGAAGTTTCaatgttacaatttttttttcttttttattgtggAGATTGGCTGGATAATTTGTTTCTAGATCTTGAGGATGCAAGGGTGCCGTAACCACTAGATTTGTTCCTCCACAAAGCTCCATTATTGTCCCTTCTTCCTTTGATTGGATGATTTTATGATCTCTTTCATCATGTCTTATTTTTTTGTTTGGGTTTAATTCTCCTTTTTTTCCTCTTCTCTATTGGATATTGCTTATATATTATCAGCTTGGCTTCTTTTCCCATATATATGCCTTGGTTACCATTTTTCTTTACATTTGAAACACTAGTTTttctttttgagatgttttagATTACAAATGTGTCCGCGTCTCCATTATCTTTGCATTTATAGCACACCTTTTTCTCTCTACCCTTGTCTTGCTCACAGATATGCCCATGCCTCCATTTTCCTTTGCATTGGAAACATAAGTTCTTGCTTCTTAAGTCGTCACAGTCATCTCTAGAGATAAAGGTTCTCTTATGCCTTTCATTATCATAGAAGGTGTCTTCTTTTGATATTGTGTTTAGAGTATCCCTCTTCCCTTGTTTGGGTAACATCAAGCCGAGTGGCTTTAAGGATTGCTTCTTGGAGTGTAGTAGGATCCAAGGCACTTACTAGGCCTCAAGTGGCATCCGACAATCCTTCTATAAATAAGTAGATGAGCCTTCTTTCTGATATTCTGGGTACCATAATAGATAATCTTTGAAACTCAGCCACATAATCTTCAATAGAGCCCTCTTGCCTTATTTTTGTTAACTCTTTGAAGTATTTCTTGGGGTGCTTTTGATCAAACCTCTCAATTAGTTTTTCAGTGAAGGCATCATAGGTTTTTATATTCTGGTGGTTTTGGGTGACCaatccatggtaccaccattcatgggcTACTCCTTAATTGTAATATGGCAAACTTAATGACATCCTCTTCTAGCATTGGGTTA contains these protein-coding regions:
- the LOC131858123 gene encoding uncharacterized mitochondrial protein AtMg00810-like, with amino-acid sequence MLILVLYVDDLFLTDEDSLIIRCKKELATEFEMKDLGLMHYFLGLEVWQRPNEIILSQGKYTIDILKRFGMMDCKPMSTPMETNLKKLSISAANSDFADPSEYRQLIGSLMYLVNTRPDIYYAASALSQFMNQPKHVHLVAAKHILRYLGGTIGYGLKYSINTTINLEVYTDSDWVGSVTDRKSTSGICFSLGSTMISWASRKQSSVALSIVEAEYIASSVATREAVWLRKLLAGLFGQPWESIVIYCDNQSCIKMFNNLVFHDRSKHVETHYHYIRDMAQRGAIQLKYINTDEQVSDVLTKPLARVKFEYFREKLGMVENTTLIVRESQS